In the genome of Thunnus maccoyii chromosome 15, fThuMac1.1, whole genome shotgun sequence, one region contains:
- the sgce gene encoding epsilon-sarcoglycan isoform X1, with protein MISRMSAAAVAVWLGTVVTILSRSHADRNVYPSAGVLFVHVLEREYFKGEFPPYPKSGDASNDPITFNTNLMGYPDRPGWLRYIQRTPHSDGVLYGSPTAEHVGKPNVIEITAYNRRTFETARHNLVINIMATEEFPLPYQAEFYIKNMNVEEMLASEVLGDFLGAVKNVWQPERLNAINITSALDRGGRVPLPINDLKEGVYVMVGADVPFSSCLREVESPHNQLRCSQEMEPVISCDKKFRAQFHIDWCKISLVDINKVVPVYITRPDPGTGILPEFGVYNPPSESLKSRDYFSDFLVTLAVPSAVAVVLLFILGYTLCCRREGVQKRNMQTPDIQLVHHSSIQKSTKELRSMSKNREISWPLSTLPVFNPVSGEVVPPIHPDNYETTSMPLMQTQTNLQNQITIPQQRPSGENYVMSTFRRLEVNGIPEERKVAEALNL; from the exons ATGATAAGCAGGATGTCCGCTGCAGCCGTCGCAGTATGGCTGGGCACGG TGGTCACCATCTTGTCGAGGTCGCATGCAGACCGTAACGTCTACCCATCTGCAGGAGTGCTGTTCGTCCATGTTCTAGAAAGAGAGTATTTCAAAGGAGAGTTTCCTCCTTACCCAAAATCAG GTGATGCCAGCAATGACCCGATCACTTTCAACACCAACCTGATGGGCTACCCGGACAGGCCAGGCTGGCTGCGCTACATCCAGAGGACTCCTCACAGCGACGGAGTGCTCTATGGCTCCCCCACCGCAGAGCACGTCGGCAAGCCCAACGTCATAGAG ATTACTGCCTATAACAGACGCACTTTTGAGACGGCACGGCACAACTTGGTCATAAACATCATGGCCACAGAAG AGTTCCCCCTTCCCTACCAGGCAGAGTTTTAcatcaaaaacatgaatgtgGAGGAGATGCTGGCCAGTGAGGTGCTGGGGGACTTCCTTGGAGCGGTGAAGAACGTATGGCAACCTGAGCGCCTCAACGCAATCAACATCACCTCAGCATTGGACCGTGGCGGTCGTGTGCCCCTGCCCATCAACGACCTGAAGGAAGG AGTGTATGTGATGGTTGGTGCTGATGTTCCCTTCTCGTCGTGCCTGCGGGAGGTGGAAAGCCCACATAACCAGCTGCGTTGCAGTCAGGAGATGGAGCCTGTCATCAGCTGTGACAAGAAGTTCAGAGCTCAGTTTCACATCGACTGGTGTAAGATTTCTCTG gttGACATAAACAAAGTAGTCCCGGTATACATTACCCGTCCTGACCCAGGCACCGGGATCCTGCCTGAATTCGGGGTATACAATCCCCCGTCTGAGTCTCTAAAGAGCCGGGACTACTTTTCCGACTTCCTTGTCACGCTGGCTGTTCCCTCCGCAGTGGCGGTagtcctcctcttcatcctcggCTACACATTGTGCTGTCGACGGGAAGGGGT gcaaaaaagaaacatgcaaACACCAGA CATCCAGCTGGTTCACCACAGCTCCATCCAGAAGTCCACCAAGGAGCTGCGGAGCATGTCTAAGAACCGAGAAATCTCTTGGCCCCTCTCCACCCTGCCCGTCTTCAACCCAGTCAGCGGCGAGGTGGTGCCGCCCATCCACCCCGACAACTACGAGACCACCAGCATGCCCCTCATGCAGACACAGAC GAACCTGCAAAACCAGATTACAATACCACAGCAACGGCCATCAG
- the sgce gene encoding epsilon-sarcoglycan isoform X3, which yields MISRMSAAAVAVWLGTVVTILSRSHADRNVYPSAGVLFVHVLEREYFKGEFPPYPKSGDASNDPITFNTNLMGYPDRPGWLRYIQRTPHSDGVLYGSPTAEHVGKPNVIEITAYNRRTFETARHNLVINIMATEEFPLPYQAEFYIKNMNVEEMLASEVLGDFLGAVKNVWQPERLNAINITSALDRGGRVPLPINDLKEGVYVMVGADVPFSSCLREVESPHNQLRCSQEMEPVISCDKKFRAQFHIDWCKISLVDINKVVPVYITRPDPGTGILPEFGVYNPPSESLKSRDYFSDFLVTLAVPSAVAVVLLFILGYTLCCRREGVQKRNMQTPDIQLVHHSSIQKSTKELRSMSKNREISWPLSTLPVFNPVSGEVVPPIHPDNYETTSMPLMQTQTNLQNQITIPQQRPSGKWYS from the exons ATGATAAGCAGGATGTCCGCTGCAGCCGTCGCAGTATGGCTGGGCACGG TGGTCACCATCTTGTCGAGGTCGCATGCAGACCGTAACGTCTACCCATCTGCAGGAGTGCTGTTCGTCCATGTTCTAGAAAGAGAGTATTTCAAAGGAGAGTTTCCTCCTTACCCAAAATCAG GTGATGCCAGCAATGACCCGATCACTTTCAACACCAACCTGATGGGCTACCCGGACAGGCCAGGCTGGCTGCGCTACATCCAGAGGACTCCTCACAGCGACGGAGTGCTCTATGGCTCCCCCACCGCAGAGCACGTCGGCAAGCCCAACGTCATAGAG ATTACTGCCTATAACAGACGCACTTTTGAGACGGCACGGCACAACTTGGTCATAAACATCATGGCCACAGAAG AGTTCCCCCTTCCCTACCAGGCAGAGTTTTAcatcaaaaacatgaatgtgGAGGAGATGCTGGCCAGTGAGGTGCTGGGGGACTTCCTTGGAGCGGTGAAGAACGTATGGCAACCTGAGCGCCTCAACGCAATCAACATCACCTCAGCATTGGACCGTGGCGGTCGTGTGCCCCTGCCCATCAACGACCTGAAGGAAGG AGTGTATGTGATGGTTGGTGCTGATGTTCCCTTCTCGTCGTGCCTGCGGGAGGTGGAAAGCCCACATAACCAGCTGCGTTGCAGTCAGGAGATGGAGCCTGTCATCAGCTGTGACAAGAAGTTCAGAGCTCAGTTTCACATCGACTGGTGTAAGATTTCTCTG gttGACATAAACAAAGTAGTCCCGGTATACATTACCCGTCCTGACCCAGGCACCGGGATCCTGCCTGAATTCGGGGTATACAATCCCCCGTCTGAGTCTCTAAAGAGCCGGGACTACTTTTCCGACTTCCTTGTCACGCTGGCTGTTCCCTCCGCAGTGGCGGTagtcctcctcttcatcctcggCTACACATTGTGCTGTCGACGGGAAGGGGT gcaaaaaagaaacatgcaaACACCAGA CATCCAGCTGGTTCACCACAGCTCCATCCAGAAGTCCACCAAGGAGCTGCGGAGCATGTCTAAGAACCGAGAAATCTCTTGGCCCCTCTCCACCCTGCCCGTCTTCAACCCAGTCAGCGGCGAGGTGGTGCCGCCCATCCACCCCGACAACTACGAGACCACCAGCATGCCCCTCATGCAGACACAGAC GAACCTGCAAAACCAGATTACAATACCACAGCAACGGCCATCAG
- the sgce gene encoding epsilon-sarcoglycan isoform X2: MISRMSAAAVAVWLGTVVTILSRSHADRNVYPSAGVLFVHVLEREYFKGEFPPYPKSGDASNDPITFNTNLMGYPDRPGWLRYIQRTPHSDGVLYGSPTAEHVGKPNVIEITAYNRRTFETARHNLVINIMATEEFPLPYQAEFYIKNMNVEEMLASEVLGDFLGAVKNVWQPERLNAINITSALDRGGRVPLPINDLKEGVYVMVGADVPFSSCLREVESPHNQLRCSQEMEPVISCDKKFRAQFHIDWCKISLVDINKVVPVYITRPDPGTGILPEFGVYNPPSESLKSRDYFSDFLVTLAVPSAVAVVLLFILGYTLCCRREGVQKRNMQTPDIQLVHHSSIQKSTKELRSMSKNREISWPLSTLPVFNPVSGEVVPPIHPDNYETTSMPLMQTQTNLQNQITIPQQRPSEMLASRLYSIGHR; the protein is encoded by the exons ATGATAAGCAGGATGTCCGCTGCAGCCGTCGCAGTATGGCTGGGCACGG TGGTCACCATCTTGTCGAGGTCGCATGCAGACCGTAACGTCTACCCATCTGCAGGAGTGCTGTTCGTCCATGTTCTAGAAAGAGAGTATTTCAAAGGAGAGTTTCCTCCTTACCCAAAATCAG GTGATGCCAGCAATGACCCGATCACTTTCAACACCAACCTGATGGGCTACCCGGACAGGCCAGGCTGGCTGCGCTACATCCAGAGGACTCCTCACAGCGACGGAGTGCTCTATGGCTCCCCCACCGCAGAGCACGTCGGCAAGCCCAACGTCATAGAG ATTACTGCCTATAACAGACGCACTTTTGAGACGGCACGGCACAACTTGGTCATAAACATCATGGCCACAGAAG AGTTCCCCCTTCCCTACCAGGCAGAGTTTTAcatcaaaaacatgaatgtgGAGGAGATGCTGGCCAGTGAGGTGCTGGGGGACTTCCTTGGAGCGGTGAAGAACGTATGGCAACCTGAGCGCCTCAACGCAATCAACATCACCTCAGCATTGGACCGTGGCGGTCGTGTGCCCCTGCCCATCAACGACCTGAAGGAAGG AGTGTATGTGATGGTTGGTGCTGATGTTCCCTTCTCGTCGTGCCTGCGGGAGGTGGAAAGCCCACATAACCAGCTGCGTTGCAGTCAGGAGATGGAGCCTGTCATCAGCTGTGACAAGAAGTTCAGAGCTCAGTTTCACATCGACTGGTGTAAGATTTCTCTG gttGACATAAACAAAGTAGTCCCGGTATACATTACCCGTCCTGACCCAGGCACCGGGATCCTGCCTGAATTCGGGGTATACAATCCCCCGTCTGAGTCTCTAAAGAGCCGGGACTACTTTTCCGACTTCCTTGTCACGCTGGCTGTTCCCTCCGCAGTGGCGGTagtcctcctcttcatcctcggCTACACATTGTGCTGTCGACGGGAAGGGGT gcaaaaaagaaacatgcaaACACCAGA CATCCAGCTGGTTCACCACAGCTCCATCCAGAAGTCCACCAAGGAGCTGCGGAGCATGTCTAAGAACCGAGAAATCTCTTGGCCCCTCTCCACCCTGCCCGTCTTCAACCCAGTCAGCGGCGAGGTGGTGCCGCCCATCCACCCCGACAACTACGAGACCACCAGCATGCCCCTCATGCAGACACAGAC GAACCTGCAAAACCAGATTACAATACCACAGCAACGGCCATCAG